Proteins encoded within one genomic window of Aquarana catesbeiana isolate 2022-GZ linkage group LG03, ASM4218655v1, whole genome shotgun sequence:
- the LOC141134262 gene encoding olfactory receptor 5G9-like has translation MYGGNITTIAEIFLLGFQNHHDVNVLIFFMLLVMYSLTICGNFLIIILVSFSKNLHSPMYYFLSQLAMTDVMLTTNISPNMLYIISNQGAAMSFEGCIAQFYFFGVTESSECLLLTVMSYDRYLAICNPLLYSSIMHHMLCLKLILISWLICFSVILIHTITICKMEFCGLNVIDHFFCDLTPLLDLICSDTSLVRIEVTILCIPLLILPLIFVTVSYVCIVHAILRIQSNTGRKKAFSTCSSHLCVVSIYYGTLFSIYALPSGGQSLTVSKILSLLYTVVTPLLNPIIYSLRNKDIKKAMGKMNKMNNSHAISNKSI, from the coding sequence ATGTATGGTGGCAACATCACCACGATCGCTGAGATCTTCCTCTTGGGATTTCAAAATCATCATGACGTCAATGTTCTAATTTTCTTCATGCTTCTTGTCATGTACAGTTTGACAATATGTGGGAACTTTCTGATAATCATTCTAGTGTCCTTTAGCAAAAATCTTCACTCTCCCATGTATTACTTTTTGTCGCAACTCGCCATGACTGATGTCATGTTGACCACAAATATTTCACCTAACATGCTGTATATCATTTCAAATCAAGGTGCAGCAATGTCCTTTGAAGGTTGCATtgcacagttttatttttttggtgtcaCTGAAAGCTCAGAGTGTCTTCTTCTTACTGTTATGTCCTATGATCGATATTTAGCTATTTGCAACCCTTTACTGTATTCTTCCATCATGCACCATATGCTTTGTCTGAAGTTAATATTAATATCTTGGCTCATTTGTTTTTCAGTCATTTTGATCCACACAATAACAATATGTAAGATGGAATTTTGTGGACTGAATGTGATAGACCATTTCTTCTGCGATTTAACTCCACTGTTAGACCTTATATGTTCCGATACCTCCTTGGTTCGAATAGAAGTGACTATATTGTGTATTCCTTTGCTTATTTTACCATTGATCTTTGTCACAGTTTCCTATGTGTGTATTGTCCATGCAATCTTAAGAATTCAGTCCAACACGGGTAGAAAAAAAGCTTTTTCCACTTGTAGTTCACACCTGTGTGTGGTTTCTATATATTATGGGACACTCTTCTCTATTTATGCCCTTCCATCTGGAGGGCAGTCTCTGACAGTGAGCAAAATTCTTTCTCTTTTGTACACAGTGGTGACTCCTTTGCTTAATCCAATCATATACTCTTTAAGAAATAAGGATATCAAAAAAGCAATGGGGAAGATGAATAAAATGAATAACAGCCACGCAATATCAAACAAGAGTATTTGA